A genomic window from Chitinophaga pollutisoli includes:
- the proB gene encoding glutamate 5-kinase, whose amino-acid sequence MNKPILVIKFGTASITHGNGELNESVIAEIAKQVAAVHDRYNVVLVSSGAVAAGRRFLKDYSGTISERKAAAAIGNPLLLNHYTHHFAQYGIPVAQSLCERSHFSNRNQFLQLHKTYEELWASGIIPIANENDVVSDLELKFSDNDELATLIAVGFGASMLLFSTSVGGVLDRSNTIVPLIPVIDEAAFSLADTSKSSLGLGGMVSKLTFARLATRMGIQVVIFGIGTPNGIALATEGKTGTLCPPQPCSMPARRKWLASGSLVTGRIRVDAGAQHALEKRHSLLAVGVREVLEKFECGEVIEIAGESGEVFAVARAKVSSEAIAGGNRAKNVEVAHADEIVIL is encoded by the coding sequence ATGAACAAACCGATACTTGTCATAAAATTTGGTACGGCATCCATTACGCACGGCAACGGGGAGCTGAATGAATCCGTGATCGCCGAGATCGCCAAACAGGTGGCGGCGGTACACGACCGGTATAATGTAGTGCTGGTTTCTTCCGGGGCCGTGGCCGCAGGCAGGCGTTTCCTGAAAGATTATTCCGGCACCATCAGCGAGCGAAAAGCGGCTGCCGCCATCGGCAATCCCTTGCTGCTCAATCATTACACCCATCATTTCGCCCAATACGGCATCCCCGTGGCGCAGAGCCTCTGCGAACGGAGCCACTTTTCCAACCGCAACCAGTTCCTCCAGCTCCATAAGACTTACGAAGAGCTGTGGGCGAGCGGTATCATCCCCATCGCCAACGAAAACGATGTGGTGAGCGACCTGGAGCTGAAATTCTCCGATAACGACGAGCTGGCCACGCTTATCGCCGTGGGCTTCGGCGCCTCCATGCTGCTGTTCTCCACCAGCGTAGGCGGCGTGCTCGACCGTTCGAATACCATCGTGCCCCTGATCCCCGTGATCGACGAAGCCGCCTTTTCGCTGGCAGATACCAGCAAATCGAGCCTCGGCCTGGGCGGCATGGTGTCCAAACTGACGTTTGCCCGCCTGGCTACCCGCATGGGCATCCAGGTGGTGATTTTCGGGATCGGGACGCCCAACGGCATCGCCCTGGCCACCGAAGGCAAAACCGGGACGCTCTGCCCGCCGCAACCCTGCAGCATGCCCGCCCGCCGCAAATGGCTGGCCAGCGGCAGCCTGGTGACCGGCAGGATCCGCGTGGACGCCGGCGCGCAACATGCGCTGGAAAAACGGCATTCCCTGCTCGCCGTGGGCGTACGCGAAGTGCTGGAGAAGTTCGAATGCGGGGAAGTGATTGAAATTGCAGGCGAATCCGGCGAGGTGTTTGCCGTGGCCCGCGCGAAAGTCAGCTCCGAAGCCATCGCCGGCGGCAACCGCGCGAAGAACGTGGAGGTTGCCCATGCCGACGAAATCGTGATCCTTTAA